One Aethina tumida isolate Nest 87 chromosome 5, icAetTumi1.1, whole genome shotgun sequence genomic window carries:
- the LOC109607772 gene encoding cytochrome c oxidase subunit 6A, mitochondrial-like: protein RLAEITTIINHLFRRYIQTTVNKTVNKFRVAGPSAISGSREVGFKVWKKLTFLVAFPSNALCGANIWLGHQSRGREQVPFVKYDHLRTRIKRFPWGDGNMSLFHNPHTNALPDGYEH, encoded by the exons AGATTAGCTGAAATAACTACCATAATAAACCACTTATTTCGCAGATACATTCAAACCACCGTCAACAAAACTGTGAACAAATTTAGGGTCGCTGGCCCATCCGCCATCTCCGGCAGTCGCGAAG TTGGCTTTAAAGTGTGGAAGAAGCTGACATTTTTGGTGGCATTCCCGTCCAACGCTTTGTGCGGCGCTAACATCTGGCTTGGTCACCAAAGTCGGGGTCGTGAACAGGTGCCTTTCGTCAAGTACGATCATCTGAGAACTCGCATCAAGCGATTCCCATGGGGTGACGGTAATATGTCCCTCTTCCATAATCCTCATACCAACGCTTTGCCCGACGGTtatgaacattaa